The Nicotiana tabacum cultivar K326 chromosome 14, ASM71507v2, whole genome shotgun sequence genome contains a region encoding:
- the LOC107828677 gene encoding eukaryotic translation initiation factor 2 subunit gamma-like → MSRKGLMEQDLSKLDVAQLHPLSPEVISRQATINIGTIGHVAHGKSTVVKAISGVQTVRFKNELERNITIKLGYANAKIYKCEDERCPRPMCYKAYGSGKEDSPMCDVLGFETCRMKLLRHVSFVDCPGHDILMATMLNGAAIMDGALLLIAANESCPQPQTSEHLAAVEIMRLQHIIILQNKVDLVQENVAINQHEAIQKFIQGTVADGAPVVPISAQLKYNIDVVAEYIVKKIPIPVRDFTSPPNMIVIRSFDVNKPGFEVDDIRGGVAGGSILKGVLKVNQLIEVRPGIVVKDESGNIKCTPIYSRIVSLFAEQNELQFAVPGGLIGVGTTMDPTLTRADRLVGQVLGEVGSLPEVFVELEVNFFLLRRLLGVRTKDSERQGKVSKLAKGEILMLNIGSMSTGARVVAVKNVFAKLQLTSPVCTSKGEKIALSRRIEKHWRLIGWGQIQAGITLDVPPCPV, encoded by the exons ATGTCTAGAAAAGGACTGATGGAGCAGGACCTAAGCAAGTTGGATGTAGCACAGCTGCACCCACTTTCACCTGAAGTGATTTCTCGTCAGGCTACAATAAACATAG GTACCATTGGCCATGTGGCTCATGGAAAGTCAACAGTTGTAAAAGCTATATCTGGTGTGCAG ACTGTTCGTTTTAAGAATGAGCTAGAGCGTAATATTACAATTAAGCTTGGGTATGCTAATGCGAAGATTTACAAATGTGAAGATGAGCGCTGTCCTAGACCCATGTGCTACAA GGCATATGGAAGTGGAAAAGAAGACAGTCCCATGTGTGATGTCCTTGGTTTTGAGACCTGCAGGATGAAATTGCTGAGACATGTGTCTTTTGTTGATTGTCCT GGTCATGATATTCTCATGGCTACCATGCTTAATGGAGCTGCCATTATGGATGGAGCATTACTTCTAATTGCAGCCAATGAGAGCTGTCCCCAACCTCAGACTTCTGAACATTTAGCTGCTGTTGAAATTATGCGCCTCCAACATataataattcttcaaaataaagTTGATCTTGTTCAGGAAAATGTTGCCATTAATCAGCATGAAGCTATTCAGAAATTTATTCAG GGAACTGTAGCAGATGGTGCCCCAGTTGTACCAATTTCTGCTCAACTGAAGTATAACATCGATGTTGTTGCTGAATATATTGTGAAAAAGATTCCCATTCCTGTGAGGGATTTCACTTCACCACCAAATATGATTGTTATTCGGTCGTTTGATGTTAATAAACCTGGTTTTGAAGTTGATGACATCAGAGGTGGCGTTGCTGGTGGCAGTATTTTAAAG GGTGTGTTGAAGGTAAATCAATTGATCGAGGTTCGTCCAGGTATTGTTGTCAAGGATGAGAGTGGCAACATTAAATGTACCCCCATATATTCAAGAATCGTGTCATTGTTTGCTGAGCAAAATGAACTACAATTTGCTGTACCTGGGGGCCTAATTGGAGTTGGAACAACTATGGATCCAACACTGACACGTGCTGATCGATTGGTGGGTCAGGTTCTTGGGGAGGTTGGGTCACTTCCTGAAGTTTTCGTCGAACTAGAG GTGAATTTCTTTTTGCTCCGCCGTCTTTTGGGTGTGAGGACAAAGGACTCGGAAAGACAGGGTAAAGTTTCCAAGTTGGCAAAGGGAGAAATCCTTATGTTAAATATAGGTTCCATGTCAACTGGGGCTCGAGTGGTTGCTGTTAAAAATGTGTTCGCAAAACTGCAATTGACGTCCCCAGTGTGTACCAGCAAAGGTGAAAAAATTGCTCTTAGCCGGAGAATTGAAAAGCACTGGCGTCTTATTGGTTGGGGCCAAATCCAAGCTGGCATTACTCTTGACGTTCCACCGTGCCCCGTCTAA